The proteins below are encoded in one region of Scatophagus argus isolate fScaArg1 chromosome 24, fScaArg1.pri, whole genome shotgun sequence:
- the LOC124055757 gene encoding uncharacterized protein LOC124055757 has protein sequence MYVLCGRCYEEGSTGSMAEASSVYELEGLEKQLQSLLSRHTSDESQADVKPFCSDFCKLVEEYASRWQVPLPQLRILEIALCYFARASTFFTSNCDHVLHTLSSLALSVFELLLFFDQKDLNQEPLKHFTVTFQECHLALARHQNVHLLQVERSVQGGGPWACPALQAILSGSSLPQSEVDGCISSELPIFFELRVRYLLSCERVSEAMALAKCCAWHPTAGQHLFFLQVYLTWLFKTSQHDRLHKEVADFNGKDAVHIICSLECEEKDELLLGLSRAFLSQQLCRGDMYYLCDLVFVWSKLHHRLKTSKQVLLEEIHQLMLSATNVNSIFPFIRAILQEVGEDGIQFCVELCANALESCLPCDVITKSLIYKTIASLLPNDLEVCRACALLVFFLERTVEAYKIVYLLYMHPDQEYHAESSPIRNHVRFEILQVLKKDLYFDPEFWNLIALRTNCLKLMSEKVVSAALEEIMEDKWILNYCTKEPALRSSISVCQKGSKGDLQAAAKKRQQKEDTDTAPKRLKVGTVKTQHSEKRKGNKGSRPLKNASSEPLRRSFWQLDRLRDNGGYGERRRTTRLSEKNPPKRRIRTPKWLLEDSGTLEENNVPPKVKKHGLKHQKQHQSSVEKRSETGQIKNNGKHKPPVNSHLMARENNSKHQKGFSLDCLQPATPPQVILELSLPDNELMGTFIEDTCNRQRGFPQVLLYKPTVKLPATLQPVKTVQGKEVILRARDAAMFVQQLHCYARREKGKGNGSNIQGSVSTITRSSVQGSPPKEKPGTAMKGGFVCQTPATAEAPDPGLEKVPQVQTTKTSSRKTSSARELSEKSAVEMKPTVASQSPEATEVTESPVLDKVRQARKALQTNTSELTVKSAAVIKVTSVSQTSAATEVSEAPVLDNVLQVQAGELCDESAVEMKVTIASQNQTAGKVTQSPGVDKVSKGQTIKDTSNTASLPQVLQTSSVDRNHMVVTEEIPPVSNAAGISNNGAADPVPSQSDDTVLRDEKPLKPQSLSSQAEIGSLDSIFEVDISPKFSEEHVSFHSDTSSGGTAVTTYKPTDPDGINGISALTLVTEMVTELGPETQSHRPAQEDSASKESRPGSKPKVSHKLHTTSSCSGPNWGACADADMQEKKAGTKDIAPETPENSETVESEESKLEYCCTFCNKVFKGSRVVAHAMFHYRKDECMFCGTVFKDDLLAMVHLSDHIEKLKKSKELADSKDNTKDISTPKTSAKSKATNVGRRSRGRPRKSTICPKSASLPESSPSGSRKLRSNDKPVDGPSLQELKLNLSKHHNCKTPVHKINGHIGKKKELDRPETHALTSEAKQTLTLLESPQRQTSGGAENLRLQEDEDIEMHSATSVKVDTELICSNHSKSEKTATKQDGKVVEEKNGEPQEKVYCPVDGCTWFTDLSKNRVALLYHALEDHSGEVRPLELAFRIGNSRCSICMRVLWSFEHFQHHVERHRLTPRHPCLHQGCTARFKTGMEMRRHARRHSPLQAMCCLPGCSQLFICLWALNLHEREHYASKPTKPDKNKNKQTGDKHNNMPADDASNTVNKTVNIKATCKSRGQTTHNSSTGKHTKTLSPTTVRASLLRQQFKGSSKTKDSHVLKNLSNKDTSAQPSGPNLRLRQTLRNIKVANTSLATLKSHKVISSSLLKHNIKVRRKFRKRQVKVNTAGPKRRGRPPKPKKAVHDENTTVGQNNETVQVKTDQRRLVELASPSKAAESSNTEASINVSKSKKSMSKQIKKNHLKQKGASENTSTPIVAGNSLNQSVSTKSTDKTQKSSAVSMKKLRQGKKRSALKENGSQTTSSESSKSKKQKVLKCPHKEPESVSKKPAKPDSVVLQVEAKAAVAVENPADEEGGKAKAENIFSTQNCFSDSVPAVSANSLNETAELPATSGEKKQKVTTEEKSKKLHNMTKEGKKEKSTDSGKTNKKHRDTNQKQDKKTVKERQPSKDASKTNTAKSKFADQQVETKATSAAAESSPGVEGTAEEETTNAAPDSGLKEMTSPPTAIEEKATVKDKSKKSQVTKNSDPSKANKKRKVVHKEGDTKTIKKKCKDQGVPSVSKQPAPSQTEVQPHSEVKAEVVETSVGEEGKPPVETPQSAAKCPGYSLIVNGQAATENANSAVCKDALAKYGKKPYMRPPPTAYLDEKYTTMPKRRKEMSFFHSFQRSPEQEKVTTALQRQRCANCFATFNSAEDLQSHLQLQKCSNLFGFDSDDEGNS, from the exons ATGTATGTGTTGTGCGGTAGATGCTACGAGGAAGGCTCGACAGGCAGTATGGCGGAGGCGAGCAGTGTGTACGAGTTAGAGGGGCTTGAAAAACAATTACAGAGTTTGTTGAGCCGCCACACAAGTGATGAATCGCAAGCCGATGTTAAACCGTTCTGCTCCGACTTTTGCAAG TTGGTGGAGGAGTATGCCTCTCGCTGGCAGGTGCCACTGCCTCAGCTCAGGATCCTTGAGATAGCTCTCTGCTACTTCGCTCGAGCCTCCACCTTCTTTACATCAAACTGTGATCATGTGCTCCACACACTCAGTAGTCTGGCCTT GAGTGTTTTTGAGTTGCTGCTGTTCTTTGACCAGAAGGACTTAAATCAGGAGCCACTGAAACACTTCACTGTTACATTCCAG GAATGTCATTTGGCCCTTGCAAGGCATCAGAATGTTCATTTACTTCAGGTTGAGAGATCGGTCCAGGGTGGTGGGCCTTGGGCCTGCCCAGCCTTACAGGCAATCCTCAGTGGGTCCAGTTTACCTCAGAGTGAAG TGGATGGGTGCATCAGCTCTGAGCTGCCGATCTTCTTTGAGCTTCGTGTGCGCTACCTCTTATCCTGTGAGCGGGTCAGTGAGGCTATGGCCCTGGCTAAGTGTTGTGCTTGGCATCCCACAGCAGGACAACACTTGTTCTTCCTCCAGGTCTACCTCACGTGGCTTTTCAAAACTTCACAGCATGACAGGCTACACAAAGAG GTGGCTGACTTTAATGGTAAAGATGCAGTTCACATCATCTGTAGTTTGGAGTGTGAGGAAAAGGATGAATTGCTGCTAGGCCTCAGCAGAGCCTTCCTCtctcagcagctctgcagggGAGACATGTACTATTTGTG TGATCTTGTCTTTGTATGGAGTAAACTGCATCATCGGTTGAAAACATCCAAACAAGTTCTACTCGAGGAGATTCATCAGCTGATGCTGTCTGCCACCAATGTCAACTCAATCTTCCCATTCATCAGAGCCATACTGCAAGAA GTTGGTGAGGATGGAATCCAGTTCTGTGTGGAGCTTTGTGCTAATGCTCTGGAGTCTTGCCTTCCTTGTGATGTCATTACCAAGTCTCTAATCTACAAAACCATTGCCAGCCTGCTACCCAATGATCTGGAGGTTTGCCGGGCTTGtgctcttcttgttttcttcctggAACGCACTGTTGAGGCCTACAAGATTGTGTACCTTCTTTACATGCATCCTGATCAGGAGTATCATGCGGAGTCCAGCCCCATCAGAAATCATGTTCGCTTTGAAATCCTGCAG gTCTTAAAGAAGGATCTGTATTTTGACCCAGAGTTTTGGAACCTCATTGCTTTACGGACCAACTGTTTGAAGCTGATGAGTGAAAAGGTGGTTAGTGCTGCCCTTGAGGAAATCATGGAGGACAAATGGATCCTTAACTATTGCACCAAAGAACCTGCTCTGCGATCAAGCATATCAGTATGCCAGAAAGGAAGTAAAGGGGATCTTCAGGCAGCAGCGAAGAAGCGCCAGCAGAAAGAGGATACTGACACTGCACCCAAAAGATTAAAAGTGGGCACagtcaaaacacagcacagtgaaaagaggaaaggCAACAAAGGATCACGACCTTTGAAGAATGCATCATCTGAACCTTTGAGGCGTTCATTTTGGCAGCTAGACAGACTGCGGGACAATGGGGGGTATGGAGAACGTAGACGCACTACACGACTCTCAGAGAAGAACCCACCGAAACGGAGGATTAGAACACCCAAGTGGCTTCTGGAAGACTCAGGAACTCTTGAAGAGAATAATGTTCCTCCAAAGGTCAAAAAGCATGGGTTGAAACATCAGAAGCAGCATCAGTCATCTGTTGAAAAGAGGTCTGAAACTGGTCAGATCAAGaacaatggaaaacacaaaccCCCAGTAAACTCTCATTTAATGGCaagggaaaacaacagcaaacaccaGAAGGGATTTTCTCTGGACTGTCTTCAGCCAGCCACTCCTCCTCAAGTAATCCTGGAGCTCTCCCTACCAGACAATGAACTAATGGGGACATTTATTGAGGACACTTGCAACAGACAAAGAGGATTCCCTCAAGTGCTTCTTTATAAACCCACAGTGAAGCTTCCAGCCACATTGCAACCTGTGAAGACTGTGCAGGGCAAAGAGGTGATTCTAAGAGCAAGAGATGCAGCTATGTTTGTACAACAGTTGCACTGTTATGCTCGGCGGGAGAAAGGAAAAGGTAACGGGTCAAACATCCAAGGCTCTGTATCAACAATCACACGCTCGTCTGTGCAAGGGAGTCCTCCGAAAGAAAAGCCTGGCACTGCGATGAAAGGTGGATTTGTCTGTCAGAcaccagcaacagcagaagCTCCGGACCCAGGTTTAGAAAAAGTCCCTCAAGTTCAAACTACAAAGACAAGCTCACGAAAGACATCTTCAGCTAGAGAGCTCTCTGAGAAGTCTGCTGTTGAGATGAAACCCACTGTTGCTTCACAGTCACCAGAAGCAACAGAAGTGACAGAATCCCCAGTTTTAGATAAGGTCCGCCAAGCAAGAAAAGCCTTGCAAACCAACACAAGTGAGCTCACTGTGAAGTCTGCAGCTGTTATTAAAGTTACCAGTGTGTCCCAGACATCAGCGGCAACTGAAGTGTCAGAAGCCCCAGTGTTAGATAATGTCTTGCAAGTTCAAGCAGGAGAGCTTTGTGACGAGTCTGCTGTCGAAATGAAAGTCACAATTGCCTCACAAAACCAAACAGCGGGTAAAGTGACTCAATCCCCAGGTGTAGATAAGGTCTCTAAAGGTCAAACAATAAAAGACACTTCAAATACTGCAAGTTTACCTCAGGTTTTGCAGACCTCATCTGTAGACAGAAATCATATGGTAGTCACTGAAGAAATCCCTCCAGTCTCAAATGCAGCCGGCATTTCAAACAATGGAGCTGCTGATCCTGTACCCTCACAGTCTGACGATACTGTTCTGAGAGATGAGAAACCACTCAAACCCCAGTCACTCTCCTCCCAGGCTGAAATTGGTTCTCTGGACAGTATTTTTGAAGTGGACATTTCACCTAAATTCTCAGAAGAACATGTATCTTTTCATAGTGACACAAGTTCTGGAGGAACAGCAGTTACTACTTATAAGCCCACAGATCCAGACGGTATAAATGGTATATCTGCTCTGACATTAGTAACGGAAATGGTGACTGAACTTGGACCTGAGACACAGTCTCACAGACCAGCTCAAGAGGACAGTGCCTCCAAGGAATCAAGACCCGGAAGTAAGCCTAAAGTTTCTCACAAATTACATACTACATCCAGCTGCTCTGGACCAAATTGGGGAGCCTGTGCAGATGCTGATATGCAAGAGAAGAAAGCAGGGACTAAGGATATTGCTCCAGAGACACCTGAGAACAGTGAAACTGTGGAATCAGAGGAATCCAAGTTGGAATACTGCTGTACCTTCTGCAACAAGGTCTTTAAGGGAAGTCGTGTTGTAGCACATGCTATGTTCCATTATCGTAAAGATGAGTGCATGTTCTGTGGGACAGTGTTCAAAGATGATCTCCTGGCCATGGTGCACCTGTCTGATCATATTGAGAAGCTAAAGAAGAGCAAAGAGTTGGCTGATAGCAAAGATAACACCAAAGATATTTCCACACCTAAGACCTCCGCCAAAAGTAAGGCCACGAACGTGGGACGCCGTAGTCGAGGGAGACCAAGGAAATCAACTATCTGTCCTAAATCAGCAAGCCTTCCAGAATCATCTCCATCTGGATCCAGAAAGTTAAGATCCAACGATAAGCCAGTAGACGGCCCATCATTACAAGAGCTGAAACTAAACTTGTCAAAACATCATAATTGTAAAACTCCTGTTCACAAGATAAATGGGCATATTGGCAAAAAGAAAGAGCTTGACAGACCGGAAACTCATGCATTGACCTCTGAAGCTAAGCAGACACTTACACTGCTGGAGAGCCctcaaagacaaacaagtgGTGGAGCTGAAAATCTCAGGTTGCAAGAAGATGAAGATATAGAGATGCATTCTGCAACATCAGTTAAGGTAGATACAGAGCTCATCTGTTCTAATCACAGTAAAAGTGAGAAGACAGCCACAAAGCAAGATGGAAAAGTTGTTGAAGAGAAAAATGGGGAGCCACAAGAGAAAGTTTACTGTCCTGTGGATGGTTGTACTTGGTTTACAGACTTGTCAAAAAATCGTGTTGCACTGCTGTACCATGCTCTCGAAGACCACTCTGGCGAGGTTAGACCTTTAGAACTCGCGTTCCGTATCGGAAACAGCAGATGTAGTATTTGCATGAGAGTTTTGTGGagttttgaacattttcagcaCCACGTTGAAAGACACAGACTCACTCCTCGGCATCCTTGCCTTCATCAGGGCTGTACTGCCAGGTTCAAAACTGGAATGGAAATGAGACGCCACGCAAGGAGACACAGTCCGCTGCAGGCGATGTGCTGCCTTCCTGGTTGTTCTCAGCTGTTTATTTGTCTCTGGGCACTGAACCTTCATGAGAGAGAGCACTATGCTTCCAAACCTACTAAACCAGATAAGaacaaaaataagcaaacagGCGACAAGCATAATAACATGCCAGCTGATGATGCTTCCAATACTGTAAATAAGACTGTGAATATAAAGGCTACTTGTAAGTCAAGAGGACAAACTACACACAACTCATCAACAGGAAAACATACTAAGactctctctcccaccactgTCAGAGCATCTCTGTTGAGACAGCAGTTCAAAGGGAGCAGTAAGACCAAGGATTCGCATGTCTTGAAGAATCTTTCTAACAAAGACACGTCTGCACAGCCTTCAGGCCCAAATCTGCGATTAAGGCAAACATTAAGAAACATTAAAGTAGCAAATACAAGCCTGGCAACGCTCAAAAGTCACAAAGTCATCTCATCATCattgttaaaacacaatatCAAGGTGAGGCGTAAGTTCAGGAAAAGACAGGTCAAAGTAAACACTGCGGGTCCGAAGAGAAGAGGGCGTCCTCCTAAGCCAAAGAAAGCCGTGCATGATGAAAACACTACCGTTGgtcaaaacaatgaaactgtCCAAGTAAAAACAGATCAGAGGAGACTCGTTGAGCTTGCAAGCCCCTCTAAAGCAGCAGAGAGCTCAAACACAGAAGCATCAATCAATGTATCAAAGTCTAAGAAATCAATGAGTAAACAGATTAAGAAGAATCATCTTAAACAAAAAGGAGCCTCAGAAAACACCTCCACTCCTATTGTAGCAGGTAACAGTTTAAATCAATCAGTCTCCACCAAGtccacagacaaaacacagaagtcAAGTGCTGTCAGTATGAAGAAACTCCGTCAAGGGAAAAAACGCTCTGCTCTCAAAGAAAATGGTAGTCAAACTACTTCTTCAGAGTCCAGTAAGTCAAAGAAGCAGAAGGTCCTAAAATGTCCGCACAAAGAGCCAGAATCTGTGTCCAAAAAGCCTGCCAAGCCAGATTCAGTTGTCTTACAGGTTGAGGCCAAAGCAGCTGTGGCAGTAGAAAATCCTGCTGacgaggagggaggaaaagcaaaggcagaaaacattttctcaactCAAAACTGCTTTAGTGACTCTGTGCCTGCTGTCTCAGCCAACAGTTTAAATGAGACAGCTGAACTGCCCGCCACCTcaggagagaaaaagcagaaggtaacaacagaagaaaagtcaaagaaattaCACAATATgacaaaagaaggaaagaaagaaaagagtacAGACTcgggcaaaacaaacaaaaagcacagagatacaaatcaaaaacaggacaaaaaaacagtcaaagaaagACAACCAAGTAAAGAtgcaagcaaaacaaatacagcaaaatcaaaatttGCAGACCAACAGGTTGAGACTAAAGcaacctcagcagcagcagagagctctCCTGGTGTGGAAggaacagcagaagaagaaaccacAAACGCAGCACCTGACAGCGGCTTAAAAGAAATGACTTCTCCACCCACCGCCATTGAAGAGAAGGCAACAGTGAAGGATAAGTCAAAGAAGTCTCAAGTCACAAAAAACTCAGACCCCAGCAAAGCAAATAAGAAGCGCAAGGTTGTTCACAAAGAAGGTGATACAAAGACTATcaagaaaaaatgcaaagatCAAGGTGTTCCATCGGTTTCTAAGCAGCCTGCACCGTCTCAAACTGAGGTTCAGCCACACAGTGAAGTCAAAGCAGAGGTAGTGGAGACCTCTGTAGGTGAGGAGGGAAAACCTCCAGTGGAAACACCACAGTCTGCAGCTAAGTGCCCTGGTTACTCTTTGATAGTGAACGGTCaagcagcaacagaaaatgcaaactcTGCGGTGTGTAAGGACGCCCTTGCAAAGTATGGTAAAAAGCCATACATGCGTCCTCCACCTACAGCATACTTGGATGAGAAATACACCACCATGCCAAAACGAAGAAAGGAGATGTCTTTTTTCCATTCGTTCCAGAGAAGTCCCGAGCAGGAAAAGGTTACGACAGCTCTGCAGAGACAGCGATGTGCCAACTGTTTTGCTACTTTCAACAGTGCCGAGGATCTGCAGAGTCATCTCCAGTTGCAGAAGTGCTCCAACCTCTTTGGATTTGACTCTGATGACGAAG
- the cbsa gene encoding cystathionine beta-synthase a isoform X2 has product MPSVPSSKEAAVKGPVCPHSAKLLSHANGESRLCEGSFPHKGVDKLPSMEDTEEANRTIQISAKNATPERKWIRPDLPSRCKWSLGASKADSPHAQVPKAIAPAILPNILHRIGDTPLVRINKIPKAFGLKCEILAKCEFFNAGGSVKDRISLRMVEDAERDGILKPGDTIIEPTSGNTGIGLALAAAVKGYRCIIVMPEKMSMEKVDVLRALGAEIVRTPTSARFDSPESHVGVAWRLKNEIPNSHILDQYRNPSNPLAHYDSTAEEILEQCDGKLDMLVAGAGTGGTITGVARKLKERCPNIKIVAVDPEGSILAEPEELNKTDKTQYEVEGIGYDFIPTVLDRSVVDIWYKSNDEESFNMSRMLIREEGLLCGGSSGTAMAAAVHVAKELKEGQRCVVILPDSIRNYMSKFLSDKWMVQKGFLSEEDIMVKKPWWWNLKLQGLNLSAPLTVLPTVTCQKTIKILKEKGFDQAPVVDEAGLILGMVTLGNMLACILAGKIKLSDPVSKVLYKQFKQIRLTDNLGKLSRILETDHFALVVHEQIQYLTDGSPSLKQMVFGVVTAVDLLNFVTGRERRERSMSESTDELN; this is encoded by the exons ATGCCATCAGTTCCCTCATCCAAAGAGGCCGCCGTCAAGGGCCCCGTGTGCCCTCACTCTGCCAAGCTGCTCAGCCATGCCAACGGAGAAAGCAGACTCTGCGAGGGTTCATTCCCACATAAAGGGGTTGACAAGCTGCCCTCCATGGAGGACACCGAAGAGGCGAACAGAACCATTCAGATCAGCGCAAAGAACGCCACTCCTGAGAGGAAATGGATCCGGCCTGACCTTCCCAGCCGCTGCAAATGGAGCCTGGGAGCCTCAAAAGCCGACTCCCCTCACGCACAAGTTCCAAA AGCCATCGCTCCGGCAATTCTTCCAAACATCCTGCACAGGATCGGCGACACTCCCTTAGTGCGCATCAACAAGATCCCCAAAGCGTTTGGACTCAAATGCGAAATAC TGGCCAAGTGTGAGTTCTTCAACGCTGGCGGCAGCGTAAAGGACAGGATCAGCTTGCGGATGGTGGAGGACGCCGAGAGAGATGGGATTCTCAAGCCTGGAGACACTATTATAGAGCCCACGTCTGGAAACACTG GCATCGGACTGGCGCTGGCTGCAGCGGTGAAAGGCTATCGCTGCATCATTGTCATGCCAGAGAAGATGAGCATGGAGAAG GTGGACGTCTTGAGAGCTCTCGGAGCCGAGATTGTCCGGACACCCACCAGTGCTCGCTTCGATTCGCCAGAGTCTCACGTGGGCGTGGCCTGGCGCCTCAAAAACGAGATCCCAAACTCTCACATCCTGGACCAGTACCGTAACCCGAGCAACCCTCTGGCTCACTACGACAGCACAGCCGAGGAGATCCTGGAACAGTGTGACG GTAAGCTGGACATGCTGGTGGCAGGAGCAGGCACAGGGGGGACAATCACAGGCGTTGCACGCAAACTGAAGGAAAGATGCCCCAACATCAAA atTGTTGCTGTTGACCCAGAAGGCTCCATCCTGGCTGAGCCTGAGGAGCTTAACAAGACCGATAAGACCCAGTACGAGGTGGAGGGCATCGGGTACGACTTCATCCCCACCGTGCTCGACAGATCC gtaGTTGACATCTGGTACAAGTCAAACGATGAGGAGTCCTTCAACATGTCTCGCATGCTGATCAGAGAGGAGGGCCTGCTGTGCG GAGGCAGCTCAGGGACGGCCATGGCAGCGGCGGTACACGTTGCCAAAGAGCTGAAAGAGGGCCAGCGCTGTGTAGTCATCCTGCCAGACTCGATCCGCAACTACAT GTCCAAGTTCCTGAGCGACAAGTGGATGGTGCAGAAGGGCTTCCTGAGCGAGGAGGACATCATGGTGAAAAAACCATG GTGGTGGAACCTGAAGCTGCAGGGTTTGAACCTGTCAGCCCCCCTCACCGTCCTGCCCACTGTCACTTGTCAGAAGACCATCAAAATCCTAAAGGAGAAGGGCTTCGACCAGGCACCAGTGGTGGATGAGGCTGG GTTGATCCTGGGCATGGTGACTTTAGGGAACATGTTGGCTTGTATTCTGGCAGGGAAGATCAAGCTGTCAGACCCGGTCAGCAAAGTGCTCTACAAGCAGTTCAAACAG ATCCGTCTGACTGATAATTTGGGGAAGTTATCCCGCATCCTGGAGACTGACCACTTTGCCCTGGTGGTGCATGAACAGATCCAGT ACTTGACAGACGGCTCTCCCAGTCTGAAGCAGATGGTGTTTGGGGTGGTGACGGCCGTCGACCTGCTCAACTTTGTGACAGGCCGCGAAAGGAGAGAGCGATCCATGTCAGAGTCCACAGATGAGCTCAACTGA
- the cbsa gene encoding cystathionine beta-synthase a isoform X1: MELVLRVPSTCFVTKAVVCVGSCSLHGVKGECVDRARLWFFWFCSFWAHLAHQSVMPSVPSSKEAAVKGPVCPHSAKLLSHANGESRLCEGSFPHKGVDKLPSMEDTEEANRTIQISAKNATPERKWIRPDLPSRCKWSLGASKADSPHAQVPKAIAPAILPNILHRIGDTPLVRINKIPKAFGLKCEILAKCEFFNAGGSVKDRISLRMVEDAERDGILKPGDTIIEPTSGNTGIGLALAAAVKGYRCIIVMPEKMSMEKVDVLRALGAEIVRTPTSARFDSPESHVGVAWRLKNEIPNSHILDQYRNPSNPLAHYDSTAEEILEQCDGKLDMLVAGAGTGGTITGVARKLKERCPNIKIVAVDPEGSILAEPEELNKTDKTQYEVEGIGYDFIPTVLDRSVVDIWYKSNDEESFNMSRMLIREEGLLCGGSSGTAMAAAVHVAKELKEGQRCVVILPDSIRNYMSKFLSDKWMVQKGFLSEEDIMVKKPWWWNLKLQGLNLSAPLTVLPTVTCQKTIKILKEKGFDQAPVVDEAGLILGMVTLGNMLACILAGKIKLSDPVSKVLYKQFKQIRLTDNLGKLSRILETDHFALVVHEQIQYLTDGSPSLKQMVFGVVTAVDLLNFVTGRERRERSMSESTDELN; this comes from the exons TCAGTCATGCCATCAGTTCCCTCATCCAAAGAGGCCGCCGTCAAGGGCCCCGTGTGCCCTCACTCTGCCAAGCTGCTCAGCCATGCCAACGGAGAAAGCAGACTCTGCGAGGGTTCATTCCCACATAAAGGGGTTGACAAGCTGCCCTCCATGGAGGACACCGAAGAGGCGAACAGAACCATTCAGATCAGCGCAAAGAACGCCACTCCTGAGAGGAAATGGATCCGGCCTGACCTTCCCAGCCGCTGCAAATGGAGCCTGGGAGCCTCAAAAGCCGACTCCCCTCACGCACAAGTTCCAAA AGCCATCGCTCCGGCAATTCTTCCAAACATCCTGCACAGGATCGGCGACACTCCCTTAGTGCGCATCAACAAGATCCCCAAAGCGTTTGGACTCAAATGCGAAATAC TGGCCAAGTGTGAGTTCTTCAACGCTGGCGGCAGCGTAAAGGACAGGATCAGCTTGCGGATGGTGGAGGACGCCGAGAGAGATGGGATTCTCAAGCCTGGAGACACTATTATAGAGCCCACGTCTGGAAACACTG GCATCGGACTGGCGCTGGCTGCAGCGGTGAAAGGCTATCGCTGCATCATTGTCATGCCAGAGAAGATGAGCATGGAGAAG GTGGACGTCTTGAGAGCTCTCGGAGCCGAGATTGTCCGGACACCCACCAGTGCTCGCTTCGATTCGCCAGAGTCTCACGTGGGCGTGGCCTGGCGCCTCAAAAACGAGATCCCAAACTCTCACATCCTGGACCAGTACCGTAACCCGAGCAACCCTCTGGCTCACTACGACAGCACAGCCGAGGAGATCCTGGAACAGTGTGACG GTAAGCTGGACATGCTGGTGGCAGGAGCAGGCACAGGGGGGACAATCACAGGCGTTGCACGCAAACTGAAGGAAAGATGCCCCAACATCAAA atTGTTGCTGTTGACCCAGAAGGCTCCATCCTGGCTGAGCCTGAGGAGCTTAACAAGACCGATAAGACCCAGTACGAGGTGGAGGGCATCGGGTACGACTTCATCCCCACCGTGCTCGACAGATCC gtaGTTGACATCTGGTACAAGTCAAACGATGAGGAGTCCTTCAACATGTCTCGCATGCTGATCAGAGAGGAGGGCCTGCTGTGCG GAGGCAGCTCAGGGACGGCCATGGCAGCGGCGGTACACGTTGCCAAAGAGCTGAAAGAGGGCCAGCGCTGTGTAGTCATCCTGCCAGACTCGATCCGCAACTACAT GTCCAAGTTCCTGAGCGACAAGTGGATGGTGCAGAAGGGCTTCCTGAGCGAGGAGGACATCATGGTGAAAAAACCATG GTGGTGGAACCTGAAGCTGCAGGGTTTGAACCTGTCAGCCCCCCTCACCGTCCTGCCCACTGTCACTTGTCAGAAGACCATCAAAATCCTAAAGGAGAAGGGCTTCGACCAGGCACCAGTGGTGGATGAGGCTGG GTTGATCCTGGGCATGGTGACTTTAGGGAACATGTTGGCTTGTATTCTGGCAGGGAAGATCAAGCTGTCAGACCCGGTCAGCAAAGTGCTCTACAAGCAGTTCAAACAG ATCCGTCTGACTGATAATTTGGGGAAGTTATCCCGCATCCTGGAGACTGACCACTTTGCCCTGGTGGTGCATGAACAGATCCAGT ACTTGACAGACGGCTCTCCCAGTCTGAAGCAGATGGTGTTTGGGGTGGTGACGGCCGTCGACCTGCTCAACTTTGTGACAGGCCGCGAAAGGAGAGAGCGATCCATGTCAGAGTCCACAGATGAGCTCAACTGA